One genomic segment of Cystobacter fuscus DSM 2262 includes these proteins:
- a CDS encoding Hsp70 family protein, whose product MSHVFGIDLGTTNSVIAHLVEGRPVAVPVEGSRIVPSVVLYEDHRVVVGREARNLEMLRPERCIRSAKRKMGTLHRYAIAGREVSPEEVSAEILSALKQGAEKATGVPVRDVVITVPAYFDDAQRRATLEAGQRAGLHVLRLLNEPTSASLLYERVLHPEALRVAEPEILLVYDLGGGTFDVSVLEVFQGVREVRSTTGNTHLGGDDFDDKLVQLFLEELKKQGVEPREDVRAMARLRQLAEETKIRLSADISVHVKEEFLTQAQGRPIHLEMEVRRRVFEVLIEPLLESTVALTRQALAEARLEGQSLSKICLVGGSTRIPRVRQLLEEAFGVDIHEEVDPDLAVGLGAAIQAGMLSGEPVGRILVDVASHSLGMRVIGEDDIGSATPDTFAPVLRRNTVLPTTKVEEFYTQVPEQELVQVEVFQGESRRASENTRVGAFDFPLEPRPANSPVRVEFAYDLNGVVKVSVSQPGTTNAKTVALSVADVGKAVPALAPGQSAVERKGHALLERLPPELRAELKRLLDQYAQAQGVARERAEEALLDFFLDLEHGSQPLEP is encoded by the coding sequence TTGAGCCATGTCTTTGGAATCGATCTCGGTACGACCAACTCCGTCATCGCCCACCTGGTGGAGGGCCGCCCGGTGGCCGTGCCAGTGGAAGGCAGTCGCATCGTCCCCTCGGTGGTCCTCTACGAGGACCATCGTGTCGTCGTGGGTCGCGAGGCGCGCAACCTCGAGATGCTGAGGCCCGAACGGTGCATCCGCTCGGCCAAGCGCAAGATGGGGACGCTCCACCGCTACGCCATCGCCGGGCGCGAGGTATCTCCCGAGGAGGTCTCCGCCGAAATCCTGTCCGCGCTCAAGCAGGGAGCCGAGAAGGCCACCGGCGTCCCCGTGCGTGACGTGGTCATTACCGTGCCTGCCTACTTCGATGACGCCCAGCGCCGCGCGACCCTCGAGGCCGGCCAGCGCGCAGGGCTGCACGTGTTGCGGCTGCTCAATGAGCCCACCAGCGCCTCGCTCCTGTATGAGCGCGTGCTGCATCCCGAGGCCCTCCGTGTGGCCGAGCCCGAGATCCTCCTCGTCTACGATCTGGGGGGCGGCACGTTCGACGTGTCGGTGCTCGAGGTGTTCCAGGGGGTGCGCGAGGTGCGCTCCACCACGGGCAACACCCACCTGGGCGGGGACGACTTCGACGACAAGCTCGTTCAGCTCTTCCTCGAGGAGCTCAAGAAGCAGGGCGTGGAGCCTCGCGAGGACGTGCGGGCCATGGCGCGCCTGCGCCAGCTGGCCGAGGAGACGAAGATCCGTCTGTCCGCGGACATCTCCGTGCACGTGAAGGAGGAGTTCCTCACCCAGGCGCAAGGCAGGCCCATCCACCTCGAGATGGAGGTGCGGCGGCGCGTCTTCGAGGTGCTCATCGAGCCGCTGCTCGAGTCCACCGTGGCCCTGACCCGACAGGCCCTGGCGGAGGCCCGGCTCGAGGGGCAATCGCTGTCCAAGATATGCCTGGTGGGGGGCTCGACGCGGATCCCCCGGGTCCGCCAGCTGCTGGAGGAGGCCTTCGGAGTAGACATCCATGAGGAAGTGGATCCGGACCTGGCCGTGGGGCTGGGCGCGGCCATCCAGGCCGGTATGTTGTCCGGCGAGCCGGTGGGACGCATCCTCGTGGATGTGGCGTCGCATAGCCTGGGCATGCGCGTCATCGGAGAGGACGACATCGGGAGCGCCACGCCGGATACCTTTGCCCCGGTCCTCCGCCGCAACACGGTGTTGCCGACAACGAAGGTGGAGGAGTTCTACACCCAGGTGCCCGAGCAGGAGCTCGTCCAGGTGGAGGTGTTTCAGGGCGAGTCGCGCCGAGCCTCGGAGAACACGCGGGTGGGGGCCTTCGACTTCCCGCTCGAGCCCCGGCCCGCGAACTCACCGGTGCGGGTGGAGTTCGCCTACGATCTCAACGGGGTGGTGAAGGTATCCGTCAGCCAGCCCGGCACGACGAACGCCAAGACGGTGGCTCTCTCGGTGGCGGACGTGGGCAAGGCCGTCCCGGCCCTGGCGCCGGGGCAGAGCGCGGTGGAGCGCAAGGGGCACGCCCTGCTCGAGCGGCTCCCTCCCGAACTCCGCGCCGAGTTGAAGCGGCTTCTTGACCAGTACGCTCAGGCCCAGGGCGTGGCGCGCGAGCGCGCGGAGGAGGCGCTCCTGGATTTCTTCCTCGACCTCGAACATGGGTCGCAACCCCTGGAGCCCTGA
- the grpE gene encoding nucleotide exchange factor GrpE, whose translation MPGLPGATRPAESPPTWGTLLLDVVQKSSRAQARLTLHVEDLERKLEGGLAELRGSLSSLRGATSGNSPEREPPWDEILDALDLLEEASRVAADAALASGLMGVAARLERFLTSSGITRLTSIGHIPDGRLFRIVGTQPHPSFAEGAIARVVRAAALRGERLIREGEAIIVRNTP comes from the coding sequence GTGCCCGGACTCCCCGGGGCCACACGACCTGCCGAGTCGCCTCCCACCTGGGGCACCCTGCTTCTGGATGTCGTCCAGAAGTCCTCCCGGGCTCAGGCCCGTCTGACCCTCCATGTCGAGGATCTGGAGCGCAAGCTGGAAGGGGGACTCGCGGAGCTGAGGGGCTCGCTCTCATCTCTCCGCGGAGCTACGTCGGGCAACTCTCCGGAGCGCGAGCCCCCCTGGGACGAGATCCTGGATGCCCTGGATCTGCTCGAAGAAGCCTCCCGCGTCGCGGCGGATGCGGCGCTCGCATCGGGACTCATGGGTGTGGCGGCTCGGCTCGAGCGCTTTCTGACCTCCTCCGGGATCACGCGCCTGACGTCCATCGGTCACATCCCCGACGGGCGCCTGTTCCGGATTGTAGGCACTCAGCCACACCCCAGCTTCGCCGAGGGCGCCATTGCCCGCGTGGTTCGCGCCGCCGCCCTGCGGGGCGAGCGCCTCATTCGCGAGGGCGAAGCCATCATCGTGAGGAATACCCCTTGA